In Ruminiclostridium papyrosolvens DSM 2782, the following proteins share a genomic window:
- a CDS encoding TetR/AcrR family transcriptional regulator, producing the protein METKNSDRRVKYTKMVIKDSFVKFLKEKPLSKITVKEICEDADINRATFYAHYTDQYDLLQQIENEIIGDINLYLNEYNFEETNLIDVRIIERILDYIADNAELFDLLLNLNGDMKFQQEFIIIIGQQHFLPILGSNSVNKDDAEYLFHFLASGAVGVIQMWLKSGMKKSARDISELILKTSNNGRTAYMPQ; encoded by the coding sequence ATGGAAACAAAGAATTCGGACCGCCGTGTAAAATACACCAAGATGGTTATTAAAGACAGTTTTGTAAAGTTTTTAAAAGAAAAACCTTTATCAAAAATTACAGTTAAAGAAATCTGTGAAGATGCGGATATTAACCGAGCAACTTTTTACGCACATTATACTGACCAGTATGATTTACTTCAACAAATTGAAAATGAAATTATTGGCGATATTAATCTATACTTAAATGAATACAATTTTGAAGAAACCAATTTAATTGACGTTAGAATTATAGAGAGAATTCTTGATTATATTGCTGATAACGCCGAACTTTTTGACCTTTTGCTCAATTTAAACGGGGATATGAAGTTTCAGCAAGAATTCATTATTATTATAGGGCAGCAGCATTTTCTTCCTATTCTCGGAAGCAACTCAGTAAATAAAGATGATGCAGAATATTTATTCCACTTTTTAGCCTCAGGTGCTGTGGGCGTCATTCAAATGTGGCTCAAAAGCGGAATGAAAAAATCAGCCAGAGATATATCAGAATTAATACTAAAAACCTCAAATAACGGCAGGACAGCTTATATGCCGCAATAA
- a CDS encoding Ig-like domain-containing protein has product MYQLKRNRIARIFICMMLVMTMILPAGLATNAANAAAKTSIPSKMTIGAGSFVSSIDFYSKDAKYTFVVSNPVKKATYSFTSNNNNIVKVAASGTTAYLTGVKAGSAIITCNQKLNGKTTKVGTCTVTVKSSTVSQDFIPNIPMGTSSSSEPVDFSYRNNNATYTYVSNNKNFSMKEILSKFDDMNFIARTFTAKAPGTYTVTVKETYNKVTRTVGTIKYTVKKATMAGDTSVDLGSRMWAFDLMNYYRSDVNYLFVSQDEKIVDTYSEEKTVYLKGLKVGTTNITIYENTSTPDKNKLVGTCKVTVKEVVLEDLECDFDETELYVGDAPVKLYISKYPSNAPGTITVTSSDTKVVTVSQPDEEGFCLIKSVGAGTATITVTCGDITKTQKITVDNIPAEDD; this is encoded by the coding sequence ATGTACCAATTGAAAAGAAACAGAATTGCAAGAATTTTTATTTGTATGATGTTGGTTATGACCATGATTCTGCCTGCAGGTTTAGCAACAAATGCAGCAAATGCTGCTGCAAAGACGTCAATTCCAAGTAAAATGACTATTGGGGCAGGAAGTTTTGTTAGTAGTATTGATTTTTATTCTAAAGATGCTAAGTATACTTTCGTTGTATCAAATCCGGTAAAAAAAGCCACTTATAGCTTTACGTCAAATAACAATAATATAGTAAAAGTAGCAGCAAGTGGAACTACTGCATATTTGACAGGAGTAAAGGCAGGAAGTGCTATTATTACTTGTAATCAGAAATTAAACGGTAAAACAACAAAAGTCGGAACTTGTACTGTTACAGTAAAGAGTTCAACTGTATCACAGGATTTTATACCTAATATACCAATGGGAACAAGTTCTTCCAGTGAGCCTGTTGATTTCTCTTACCGTAATAATAATGCAACATATACATACGTTTCAAATAATAAGAATTTTTCCATGAAAGAAATTTTGAGTAAATTTGATGATATGAATTTCATTGCACGCACTTTTACTGCAAAAGCACCCGGAACTTATACCGTAACTGTTAAAGAAACCTATAATAAAGTTACCAGAACAGTTGGTACAATTAAGTATACTGTAAAAAAAGCAACAATGGCAGGTGACACATCAGTAGATTTAGGCTCCAGAATGTGGGCATTTGATCTTATGAATTATTATAGGTCAGATGTTAATTACCTGTTTGTTTCTCAAGACGAAAAAATTGTTGACACGTATAGTGAGGAGAAAACCGTTTATTTAAAAGGATTAAAAGTAGGAACTACAAATATAACAATATATGAAAATACATCTACTCCTGATAAAAACAAGCTGGTTGGAACCTGTAAGGTAACTGTTAAAGAGGTTGTATTGGAAGATCTCGAATGCGATTTTGATGAAACAGAATTGTATGTAGGTGATGCTCCGGTTAAGTTATATATATCAAAATATCCTTCTAACGCACCGGGAACCATTACTGTTACTTCATCAGACACTAAGGTTGTTACAGTTTCACAACCTGATGAGGAAGGCTTTTGCCTTATTAAATCCGTTGGTGCAGGAACAGCTACTATCACTGTAACTTGCGGTGACATCACAAAGACTCAAAAAATTACTGTCGATAACATTCCTGCCGAAGATGACTAA
- a CDS encoding aldolase catalytic domain-containing protein: MSYNNNVKILDCTIRDGGLINNFSFEDGFVRAVYDTCVGSHIDYMEVGYKSDKKIFTGNQYGPWKFCDENDIRRIVGDNNTGLKISVMADAERTDYHTDILRKTDSVIDMVRVATYAHQVPTAIDMIKDAHDKGYETTINIMAVSLLTESILNSTLEQLSKSEAEVIYIVDSFGSLYSNDIHKLVNKYMQYAKADRKKVGIHCHNNQQLAYSNTIEAIGHGAEFVDATIAGLGRGAGNCPIELILGFLKNPKYDLRPIIECIEKHIPAIKKQNNWGFDVAYMLTGLMNKHPREAIAFLDSKREDYTNFYDTMVNCD; encoded by the coding sequence ATGTCATACAATAACAATGTAAAAATATTGGATTGTACCATAAGAGATGGCGGACTGATTAACAATTTTAGTTTTGAGGATGGTTTTGTAAGAGCTGTATATGACACATGTGTTGGTTCACATATAGATTATATGGAAGTAGGATACAAGTCAGATAAAAAAATATTTACAGGTAATCAGTATGGCCCTTGGAAGTTTTGTGATGAAAACGATATACGCAGGATAGTAGGAGACAACAATACAGGATTAAAGATCTCTGTAATGGCTGATGCAGAACGAACAGATTATCACACTGATATATTAAGAAAAACTGATAGTGTAATTGACATGGTACGTGTAGCAACTTACGCGCATCAAGTACCCACAGCTATTGATATGATAAAGGATGCTCATGACAAAGGATATGAAACTACTATCAATATTATGGCAGTTTCACTACTTACCGAAAGTATATTGAATAGTACTCTGGAGCAGTTATCAAAATCAGAAGCAGAGGTTATTTACATTGTTGACAGCTTTGGTTCTCTTTACTCAAATGACATACATAAACTGGTAAATAAATATATGCAGTATGCAAAAGCAGATAGAAAAAAAGTAGGTATACATTGTCATAACAACCAACAGTTAGCCTATTCCAATACTATTGAAGCCATTGGCCATGGGGCTGAATTTGTGGATGCAACAATAGCGGGATTGGGCAGAGGTGCCGGAAACTGTCCTATAGAGTTGATTCTGGGATTTTTAAAGAACCCAAAATATGATTTAAGACCGATTATTGAATGCATTGAAAAGCATATACCTGCAATAAAAAAGCAAAATAATTGGGGATTTGATGTGGCATATATGCTTACAGGGCTTATGAATAAGCATCCCCGTGAAGCAATCGCTTTTTTAGACAGTAAAAGAGAGGATTATACTAACTTCTACGACACCATGGTAAATTGCGATTAA
- a CDS encoding ABC transporter permease has translation MLKKLIYRNSSLYFRDRTSVFFSLLSVLIVIALYILFLAKMQVDSVNQQTNGMLKGDDLSYLINSWILAGLLSITTVTSTLGALGTMVNDRANRIVMDFKSSPLSAMTYPISCVITSFAVGAIISVISFVVYGAYIYFGTGYLFGIGMILKCLGLICLSAMMNAAFMGFLVSFFSTNSAYSSASLIIGTVIGFINGLYVPMGALPETIQSVLKCLPFGHVASLFRRVLMQESIDLCFKNAPVSVRESYTHDFGVVLDWNGNEISSYISITFILIVSLVSLVLFFINFRRKKQEI, from the coding sequence ATGCTAAAAAAACTAATTTACCGTAATTCTAGCCTGTATTTTCGTGACAGAACATCAGTATTCTTTTCTTTGCTGTCAGTATTAATAGTCATTGCATTATATATTTTATTTTTAGCAAAAATGCAAGTGGACTCTGTTAATCAACAAACAAATGGTATGCTGAAGGGCGATGATTTGTCGTACCTTATAAACAGCTGGATTTTAGCAGGATTATTGTCCATAACCACAGTGACTAGTACACTGGGCGCATTAGGCACGATGGTAAATGACAGGGCGAACAGAATTGTTATGGACTTTAAAAGTTCACCGCTATCAGCAATGACATATCCGATTTCTTGTGTAATAACTTCCTTTGCAGTGGGAGCTATTATAAGTGTTATATCATTTGTAGTTTATGGCGCTTACATTTATTTTGGAACAGGGTACTTATTCGGCATCGGAATGATTCTAAAATGCCTTGGATTGATTTGCCTGTCAGCTATGATGAATGCTGCATTTATGGGTTTTTTGGTTTCCTTTTTTTCAACAAACAGTGCATATTCCTCAGCCAGTCTGATAATAGGAACAGTAATAGGTTTTATTAATGGCCTTTATGTACCAATGGGAGCATTGCCTGAAACAATTCAAAGTGTATTAAAGTGCCTGCCATTTGGCCATGTTGCTTCACTTTTCAGACGGGTACTTATGCAAGAATCCATTGATTTGTGCTTTAAGAATGCACCTGTATCAGTGCGTGAAAGTTATACCCATGATTTTGGAGTGGTTCTTGACTGGAATGGAAATGAAATCAGTTCATACATTTCAATTACATTTATCTTAATAGTTTCGTTGGTTTCATTAGTTCTGTTTTTCATAAATTTCAGACGGAAAAAACAAGAAATTTAG
- a CDS encoding ABC transporter ATP-binding protein — MAKIITVNNLAKNYGSIEAVKNVSFEVEKGSLFAFLGTNGAGKSTTIDILSTLITKNSGSVVINEWELGKDDQKIRKDIGVVFQNNVLDDLLTVRENLSVRGSFYGLSSSDLKKRISEASKITECGEFLNRRYGKLSGGQRRRADIARALINQPKILFLDEPTTGLDPKTRASIWNTISEMQKRFEMTVFLTTHYMEEAANADIITIINKGKIVAEGTPNQLKEKYTGDLLKIYEPKEIVINYLNEKKIAYINNKNILEINIETSEKAISILSDLKGSITSFEAIHGNMDDVFLNVIGEGQEEGKC, encoded by the coding sequence ATGGCAAAAATAATTACAGTAAATAATTTAGCAAAAAATTACGGTTCAATTGAAGCAGTAAAAAATGTATCCTTTGAAGTTGAAAAAGGAAGTTTGTTTGCATTTCTGGGTACAAACGGGGCAGGTAAATCCACAACAATAGATATATTATCCACACTTATAACCAAGAATTCGGGCAGTGTTGTGATAAATGAATGGGAACTGGGCAAGGATGACCAAAAAATTAGAAAAGATATTGGAGTTGTATTTCAAAACAATGTTTTAGATGATTTACTCACTGTAAGAGAGAATTTATCTGTCAGAGGGTCATTTTATGGTTTAAGCAGCTCCGATTTAAAGAAAAGAATAAGTGAGGCTTCAAAAATAACTGAATGCGGAGAGTTTCTTAATCGCAGGTATGGCAAGCTATCGGGAGGACAAAGAAGAAGGGCTGATATTGCTCGTGCACTAATAAATCAACCTAAGATACTCTTTTTAGATGAACCGACAACAGGCCTTGACCCTAAAACCAGAGCATCAATATGGAATACAATCAGTGAAATGCAGAAGCGCTTTGAAATGACCGTTTTTCTGACTACACACTACATGGAAGAGGCAGCAAATGCAGATATAATTACAATTATTAACAAAGGTAAAATAGTAGCTGAAGGTACTCCAAATCAATTGAAAGAGAAGTACACGGGTGATTTGCTCAAGATTTACGAGCCTAAAGAAATCGTTATAAATTATTTAAACGAAAAGAAGATTGCTTATATTAATAATAAAAATATACTTGAAATAAATATAGAAACTTCGGAGAAGGCAATTAGTATATTGTCTGATTTAAAAGGCTCCATTACATCATTTGAAGCGATACATGGCAATATGGATGATGTATTTTTAAATGTAATTGGAGAAGGTCAGGAGGAAGGCAAATGCTAA
- a CDS encoding DUF3221 domain-containing protein: MKKILIIVLATVLMLNMMGCMKTSNNKNEEKIGIRGLITKVLTDDNKKVTGIFVEGKVEGDTIHDKATVSIDKSTKISASELKEGMRVEVVFKGEVMESYPVQGKAKTIKVIDFAT, from the coding sequence ATGAAGAAAATACTAATCATTGTACTTGCAACTGTGTTAATGCTCAATATGATGGGGTGCATGAAAACATCCAATAATAAAAATGAAGAAAAGATAGGGATTCGGGGGCTAATTACCAAGGTCTTGACGGATGATAACAAAAAAGTAACTGGTATTTTTGTAGAGGGAAAGGTTGAAGGCGACACCATACATGATAAAGCAACAGTTAGCATAGATAAGAGTACAAAAATATCTGCAAGTGAATTGAAGGAAGGCATGAGGGTAGAAGTAGTTTTTAAAGGCGAGGTGATGGAATCATATCCTGTTCAGGGGAAGGCTAAAACTATAAAGGTCATTGATTTTGCAACATAA
- a CDS encoding AraC family transcriptional regulator, which translates to MDSLKRMNDALNYIEENLDNEIDLKEVARLAFCSEYHFQRMFSFLSGISLSEYIRRRRLTVAAFELNNSNIRIIDLAVKYGYSSPDSFTRAFQGLHGITPSEARHNGKSLKAYPRMTFQLSIKGGNEMNYRIVEKEAFHIIGIKKRVPIVFSGVNPEIAAMWQSLNEEIITKLKELSNVEPLGLISASVNFSEGRMEEKGELDHYIGVATTQECPENLAKIEVKASTWAVFEAVGTFPDALQNVWGRIYSEWFPASNYEQAEGPEILWNEHKDVTSPTFKSEIWIPVLKK; encoded by the coding sequence ATGGATTCGTTAAAGAGAATGAATGACGCATTGAACTATATTGAAGAAAATCTTGATAATGAAATTGATCTTAAGGAAGTGGCAAGATTGGCCTTTTGCTCGGAGTACCATTTTCAAAGAATGTTTTCTTTTTTATCTGGTATTTCACTATCGGAATATATTCGCCGCAGACGTCTTACAGTCGCAGCCTTTGAACTTAACAACAGCAACATCAGGATCATCGATTTGGCAGTTAAATATGGATACAGCTCACCTGATTCTTTTACGAGAGCGTTTCAAGGCTTGCATGGGATAACACCGTCAGAAGCGAGACATAATGGCAAATCCTTAAAAGCCTATCCAAGAATGACTTTCCAATTATCAATTAAAGGGGGAAATGAAATGAACTATCGAATTGTAGAAAAAGAGGCGTTTCACATCATAGGTATTAAAAAAAGGGTACCAATCGTTTTTAGTGGAGTTAATCCTGAGATTGCTGCAATGTGGCAAAGTCTAAACGAGGAAATTATTACTAAACTTAAAGAGCTGTCAAATGTCGAGCCCTTAGGACTTATTAGCGCATCTGTAAACTTTTCAGAAGGTAGAATGGAAGAAAAGGGTGAACTTGATCATTATATCGGTGTAGCCACAACGCAAGAATGTCCGGAAAATCTGGCAAAGATTGAGGTTAAAGCCTCTACCTGGGCAGTATTCGAAGCGGTTGGAACATTTCCGGATGCCTTGCAAAATGTTTGGGGACGAATCTATTCGGAATGGTTTCCAGCCTCAAACTATGAACAGGCAGAAGGACCGGAAATTTTGTGGAATGAGCATAAAGATGTTACTTCACCTACTTTTAAAAGTGAAATATGGATACCTGTTTTAAAAAAGTAA
- a CDS encoding Vat family streptogramin A O-acetyltransferase has translation MTEEKKYGPSPDTVYPKEEFTRIAFLKNIIKNPNIVVGEYTYYDDNDNNPEKFEKNVLYHYDFLGDKLLIGKFCAIASDVKFIMNGANHKMKAFTTYPFGIFQNGWEAGIPKLKDLPFKGDTVIGNDVWIGYETVIMPGIKIGDGAIIAAKSVVTKDVPPYSIVGGNPAKIIKKRFDDEVIEYLQQIKWWNWSVEKITENIPNLCSDDINKLKSIVIEE, from the coding sequence ATGACAGAAGAAAAGAAATACGGACCGAGCCCGGATACTGTTTATCCTAAGGAGGAATTTACCAGAATTGCTTTTTTGAAGAATATAATAAAGAATCCGAATATCGTAGTAGGAGAGTACACCTACTACGATGATAACGACAACAATCCTGAAAAATTTGAGAAAAATGTGTTGTATCACTATGACTTCTTAGGAGATAAACTTCTCATTGGAAAATTTTGCGCTATTGCTTCTGATGTAAAGTTTATAATGAATGGTGCAAATCATAAAATGAAGGCATTTACAACATATCCTTTCGGTATCTTTCAAAATGGTTGGGAAGCAGGGATTCCTAAATTAAAGGATTTACCCTTTAAGGGTGATACCGTAATTGGAAACGATGTTTGGATTGGGTATGAAACTGTTATCATGCCTGGAATAAAAATCGGTGATGGTGCGATAATAGCTGCAAAATCAGTAGTTACGAAGGATGTGCCGCCTTATAGTATTGTGGGAGGGAATCCGGCTAAGATTATAAAAAAGAGGTTTGACGATGAAGTCATAGAGTATTTGCAACAAATAAAGTGGTGGAATTGGAGTGTCGAGAAGATAACAGAAAATATTCCTAATCTTTGCAGTGATGATATTAATAAGCTTAAGTCGATTGTTATAGAGGAATAA
- a CDS encoding nucleotidyltransferase domain-containing protein, translated as MDIQALKDKLNSKEYDFLRKDSHLGDNILILTTGGSIAYGTNVDTSDIDIRGVTLENKQDIMGLSDFEQFEDKSTDTVIYGLKKFILLCINCNPNVLEILGTKQEHLLVISKEGELLRDNVELFLSKRAIQSFGSYATAQLRRLQNALARDNYPHSEKEQHILNSILSQMEHLQRSYKSFTNKEISLYIDKSDRQDMDTEIFIDVNLKHYPLRDFKNIYSDMNNIVKDYSKLNHRNSKKDELHLNKHAMHLIRLLVTGTEILKGKGVTTYREKERAFFLDIRSGKYSYTEIFEMVDDYENEFKLAAANTALPDKPDYKRIEELMLDIYSTTLP; from the coding sequence ATGGATATTCAAGCCTTAAAAGATAAGCTTAATTCTAAAGAATATGATTTTTTAAGAAAAGACTCTCATCTGGGAGATAATATACTAATTCTCACAACCGGTGGGTCTATCGCCTATGGAACCAATGTAGATACAAGCGATATTGATATCAGGGGCGTTACTTTGGAAAACAAGCAGGATATTATGGGTTTGTCTGACTTTGAGCAATTTGAAGACAAATCAACCGATACGGTTATATACGGCCTTAAAAAATTCATCTTACTTTGTATAAATTGCAATCCCAATGTACTGGAGATTCTTGGAACAAAACAAGAACATCTCCTTGTCATTTCAAAAGAAGGGGAGTTGCTTAGAGACAATGTTGAATTATTTCTATCAAAAAGAGCTATACAAAGTTTTGGCAGCTATGCCACAGCCCAATTAAGAAGGCTGCAAAATGCTTTAGCAAGGGATAATTATCCCCACTCTGAAAAGGAGCAGCATATCTTAAATAGTATTCTGTCGCAAATGGAACATTTGCAAAGATCTTATAAAAGTTTTACTAACAAGGAAATAAGTTTATATATAGATAAATCTGACAGACAAGATATGGATACGGAGATATTTATAGATGTAAACTTAAAGCATTATCCCCTCCGGGACTTTAAAAATATTTATTCCGATATGAACAATATAGTTAAGGATTATTCCAAGCTGAATCACAGAAACAGCAAAAAGGATGAACTTCATCTGAACAAACATGCTATGCATCTGATTCGCCTTCTGGTAACAGGCACAGAAATCCTTAAAGGAAAAGGTGTAACTACGTATAGAGAAAAAGAAAGAGCATTTTTTCTTGATATACGCAGTGGAAAATATAGTTATACCGAGATTTTTGAAATGGTCGATGATTATGAGAATGAATTTAAATTGGCAGCTGCAAATACTGCTCTGCCGGACAAACCTGATTATAAACGAATTGAAGAGTTGATGCTAGATATTTATAGTACTACATTACCCTGA
- a CDS encoding AraC family transcriptional regulator, producing MDWLNRINKALDYIESNLEGEIDYSKVSQAACCSEYHFSRMFSSITDVSLSEYIRRRRLTLAAFEIQRSDIRIIDVAVKYGYDSADSFSRAFQKLHGINPSNARDKGVQLKAFPRISFQISIKGETEMEYRIENLDFELRIIGKKKTVETRRGFEIIPALWEEAVKEGFVQTLVDMSWENPKCKLESILGICGKQATINHEEFDYFMGVRYDGEVKEGMEAIVIPPSTWAVFPNTVEAWKRLYTEWIPTSGYELANLPCIECFYAPDHNPKDELWVPIIPK from the coding sequence ATGGATTGGCTAAATAGAATTAACAAAGCATTGGATTACATAGAAAGTAATCTTGAGGGTGAGATAGATTATTCGAAGGTATCTCAAGCTGCATGTTGTTCGGAGTATCACTTTTCAAGGATGTTTTCGTCTATTACGGATGTTTCCCTGTCGGAATATATCAGGCGAAGGAGGTTAACCCTTGCTGCGTTTGAAATTCAAAGAAGTGATATTCGCATTATTGACGTAGCCGTAAAATACGGATATGACTCTGCGGACTCGTTTTCACGGGCTTTTCAAAAGCTACATGGGATAAATCCGTCCAATGCTCGTGATAAGGGGGTACAGTTAAAGGCCTTTCCTCGAATATCCTTTCAAATATCTATTAAAGGAGAAACCGAGATGGAGTATAGGATTGAAAATTTGGATTTTGAATTAAGGATTATTGGTAAAAAGAAAACTGTTGAAACAAGGAGAGGGTTTGAAATAATCCCTGCTCTTTGGGAAGAAGCTGTGAAGGAGGGTTTTGTTCAGACACTTGTTGATATGTCTTGGGAAAACCCAAAATGTAAACTGGAAAGTATATTGGGAATTTGTGGAAAGCAGGCAACCATAAACCATGAAGAATTTGATTACTTTATGGGAGTAAGGTACGATGGAGAGGTTAAAGAAGGAATGGAGGCTATTGTAATTCCACCGAGTACATGGGCGGTGTTCCCAAATACTGTGGAAGCTTGGAAACGTTTATATACAGAATGGATTCCGACTTCAGGCTATGAACTTGCTAATCTTCCATGCATTGAGTGCTTTTATGCACCTGATCATAACCCTAAAGATGAATTATGGGTTCCCATCATACCTAAATAA
- a CDS encoding alpha-glucosidase, protein MELVKLNDGFKLLYQDKCIIHHTAENPSIYIGYGNETVEMYRGNFDIKDYVIERYPLKSFTIQKINNGYSLNFENKLTANIKIEDNRFLMDFEKKDDKINRFWIRIDADENEKCFGCGEQMSYFNLRGRNFPLWTSEPGVGRDKTTYVTWRSDVENKAGGDYYNTNYPQPTYVSTKHYYLHVDSTAYADFNFKNKAFHELQIWEVPKQIRIEAAPTYIELLEKLTGFLGRQVELPDWIYNGAILGLQGGTERSFALVDRSLRNGIKVSGVWCQDWAGKRITSFGKRLNWNWKWNQEMYPELPEKIKEYKAKNIRFLAYNNPYLVKEGDLYKEGKEKGYFAKSLDGNDYLVDFGEFDCGVVDFTNPKAYEWFKELIKKHIIEFGIDGWMADFGEYLPTDLQLYNGSPAMIEHNHWPVLWAKCNYEALVETGKLGEIVYFMRAGGAGSQKYCTLLWAGDQSVDFSMHDGLVTVICGALSAAMSGCGLHHSDIGGYTSLFNNCRTKEVFLRWAEMAVFTPVMRTHEGNRPEENFQYYDDADTLEQFARLTEIYTMLAPYIKSLVSINAASGLPVQRPLFLHYENDEKTYDIQTEYLFGEDMLIAPVYLPDAREWEVYLPNDQWVHLWTGKEYEGGTVTVEAGMGFTPAFYKKNSKYASLFESIQKQYGIK, encoded by the coding sequence ATGGAACTAGTTAAACTAAATGATGGCTTTAAGCTATTATATCAGGATAAATGTATTATTCATCACACGGCAGAAAATCCGTCTATTTATATAGGGTATGGCAATGAAACTGTGGAGATGTATAGAGGAAACTTTGATATCAAGGATTATGTAATTGAAAGATATCCATTAAAGAGTTTTACTATACAAAAAATTAACAATGGATATTCATTAAATTTTGAAAATAAATTAACGGCTAATATTAAAATCGAAGATAATAGGTTCTTGATGGACTTTGAAAAGAAAGATGATAAAATCAACAGATTTTGGATTAGAATAGATGCCGATGAAAACGAAAAATGTTTCGGTTGCGGAGAGCAGATGTCCTATTTTAATCTGCGAGGGAGAAATTTTCCGCTCTGGACGTCGGAGCCGGGTGTGGGCAGGGATAAAACTACCTATGTAACCTGGAGGTCTGATGTGGAGAATAAAGCCGGAGGAGACTATTACAATACTAATTATCCTCAGCCTACTTACGTATCAACCAAACACTATTACCTCCATGTTGATTCAACTGCTTATGCGGATTTTAACTTCAAAAACAAAGCTTTTCATGAATTGCAAATATGGGAAGTGCCAAAGCAGATTAGGATTGAAGCCGCACCTACCTATATTGAGTTGCTTGAAAAGCTCACCGGATTTCTTGGAAGACAGGTAGAATTGCCTGACTGGATATATAATGGGGCAATCCTTGGGCTTCAAGGAGGCACAGAACGCTCTTTCGCTCTTGTTGACCGTTCTCTTAGAAATGGGATTAAAGTCTCAGGTGTCTGGTGTCAGGATTGGGCGGGAAAGAGAATCACTTCATTTGGTAAGCGCCTTAACTGGAACTGGAAGTGGAATCAGGAAATGTATCCTGAGTTGCCTGAAAAAATTAAGGAATATAAAGCAAAAAATATCAGATTCCTTGCTTATAACAACCCGTACCTTGTAAAAGAGGGAGATTTGTATAAGGAAGGCAAGGAAAAGGGATATTTCGCTAAGTCTCTTGACGGAAATGATTATCTTGTGGATTTTGGAGAGTTTGACTGCGGTGTTGTAGATTTTACAAATCCCAAGGCTTATGAATGGTTTAAAGAGCTGATAAAAAAACATATTATTGAATTTGGAATAGATGGTTGGATGGCTGATTTCGGGGAATACCTACCTACAGATTTACAGTTATACAATGGCTCTCCGGCGATGATAGAACACAATCACTGGCCTGTCCTTTGGGCAAAATGCAACTACGAAGCTCTTGTAGAAACAGGAAAGCTTGGGGAAATAGTATACTTTATGAGAGCAGGAGGAGCCGGTTCTCAAAAATACTGTACACTGCTGTGGGCAGGGGATCAAAGTGTGGATTTCTCAATGCACGATGGTCTGGTTACTGTAATCTGCGGTGCACTCAGTGCTGCAATGAGCGGATGTGGCCTGCATCATAGTGATATCGGCGGTTATACCTCCCTGTTTAATAATTGCAGGACAAAGGAAGTATTTTTAAGATGGGCTGAAATGGCTGTATTTACTCCTGTAATGAGAACTCATGAAGGAAACAGGCCTGAGGAAAACTTCCAGTATTATGATGATGCAGATACTTTGGAGCAGTTTGCGAGACTGACGGAAATCTATACTATGCTGGCACCATATATAAAGAGTCTTGTAAGTATTAATGCAGCTTCAGGACTACCTGTACAAAGGCCACTGTTCTTACATTATGAAAATGATGAAAAAACATATGATATTCAAACCGAATATTTATTCGGAGAAGATATGTTGATTGCACCTGTATATTTGCCTGATGCACGGGAATGGGAGGTTTATCTTCCAAATGACCAGTGGGTTCACCTTTGGACAGGTAAGGAGTATGAGGGCGGAACAGTTACAGTGGAGGCAGGAATGGGCTTCACACCTGCATTTTATAAAAAGAATTCCAAGTATGCAAGTCTGTTTGAATCAATTCAGAAGCAGTATGGAATAAAATAA